Proteins from a genomic interval of Stenotrophomonas sp. 24(2023):
- the rsmH gene encoding 16S rRNA (cytosine(1402)-N(4))-methyltransferase RsmH: MRPEAQTGHLPVSQSPAVHLPVLYTQVLEGLRVIENGRYLDGTFGRGGHARGVLSQLGAEGRLLVMDKDPDAIAVAQRDFAPDPRVSIFRGSFAQLLQWDETVAGLDGVLFDLGVSSPQLDVAERGFSFGKDGPLDMRMDPDNGQSAAEWINHADEQAIADVLWAYGEERQSRRIARAIVARRQKQPFARTAELAELIASVMPRGKDKIHPATRSFQAIRIHINRELADLEAGLDAAVERLKPGGRLAVISFHSLEDRIVKQYMNRLAKAPPANRRLPEAVAFVPTLDLIGGAIKATDEELAANPRARSAVLRVAQKREAGA; this comes from the coding sequence ATGCGCCCGGAAGCGCAGACCGGTCACCTCCCGGTGTCGCAGTCGCCGGCGGTGCATCTGCCGGTCCTGTACACCCAGGTCCTGGAAGGCCTGAGGGTGATCGAAAACGGACGTTACCTGGATGGCACGTTCGGTCGTGGCGGTCACGCCCGTGGCGTGCTGTCGCAGCTGGGTGCCGAGGGGCGCTTGCTGGTCATGGACAAGGATCCGGACGCCATCGCTGTCGCACAGCGCGATTTCGCGCCGGACCCGCGCGTGTCCATCTTCCGTGGCAGCTTCGCCCAGCTGCTGCAGTGGGATGAGACCGTTGCCGGGCTGGATGGCGTGCTGTTCGACCTGGGGGTGTCCTCGCCGCAGCTGGATGTGGCCGAGCGCGGTTTCAGCTTCGGCAAGGATGGCCCGCTGGACATGCGCATGGACCCGGACAACGGGCAGAGCGCGGCCGAGTGGATCAACCACGCCGATGAGCAGGCCATTGCCGATGTGCTGTGGGCCTACGGCGAAGAACGCCAGAGCCGGCGCATCGCCCGCGCCATCGTGGCCCGCCGCCAGAAGCAGCCGTTTGCCCGCACCGCCGAACTGGCCGAGCTGATCGCTTCGGTCATGCCGCGCGGCAAGGACAAGATCCACCCGGCCACGCGCAGCTTCCAGGCCATCCGCATCCACATCAACCGCGAGCTGGCCGACCTGGAAGCCGGCCTGGATGCGGCCGTCGAACGGCTCAAGCCCGGTGGCCGGCTGGCGGTCATCAGCTTCCATTCGCTGGAAGACCGCATCGTCAAGCAGTACATGAACCGCCTGGCCAAGGCCCCGCCGGCCAACCGCCGCCTGCCCGAGGCCGTGGCGTTCGTGCCCACGCTGGACCTGATCGGCGGTGCCATCAAGGCCACCGACGAGGAACTGGCCGCCAACCCGCGTGCGCGCAGTGCCGTGCTGCGCGTGGCCCAGAAACGCGAGGCCGGCGCATGA
- a CDS encoding penicillin-binding transpeptidase domain-containing protein, translating to MSKTGRNRPRNAFNLRQRLRWVALALGLCSVSLVGRAAYVQIINSDFYQRQGEARYLRELPIKTSRGMITDRNGEPVAVSTPVASIWVNPQDLLRSPERIPELAKAVGMSVDELSSRLSQKSDKEFMYLRRRINPDEAERVVALKIPGVAAQREFRRFYPQGEAMAHVLGFTNIDDRGQEGLELAFDEWLRGKPGAKRVIRNRKGETVESDLLRAAEPGKDLTLSIDRRIQYLAYKELRNALVANKAAGGSMVIMDVATGEILAMVNLPTYNPNSLTGAVPDTRRNRAVTDLVEPGSTMKPLTIATALQAGAVTKDTIIDTNPGYMSLGRFTIKDVPRNNGVLNVTGVITRSSNIGAAKIAAKMPDQTFYDGVRRFGYGASPHSGFPGESAGVVMRPARWSGTTKTTMSYGYGLSVTPLQIATAYSALGNGGRLIPPTFVKGQHSEAHQVIDPQIAKEVVAMMETVVTQGGAKQAAVLGYHVAGKTGTARKAGPGGYERGHYNALFAGVVPATNPRFATVIVINDPQAGKFYGGLVSAPVYHNVMEGALRLMDVPPDDIQSWLAAQQSGKTGHSASVLPAPPAEAALPADAAAEFDAALPTAHNTVPAPTTGGTQ from the coding sequence ATGAGCAAGACCGGCCGCAACCGCCCGCGCAACGCCTTCAACCTGCGCCAGCGCCTGCGCTGGGTGGCGCTGGCCCTTGGCCTGTGCTCGGTCTCGCTGGTGGGCCGTGCGGCCTACGTGCAGATCATCAACAGCGATTTCTACCAGCGCCAGGGCGAGGCCCGCTACCTGCGCGAGCTGCCGATCAAGACCTCGCGCGGCATGATCACCGACCGCAACGGCGAGCCGGTGGCAGTGTCCACGCCGGTGGCCTCGATCTGGGTGAACCCGCAGGACCTGCTGCGTTCGCCCGAGCGCATCCCGGAGCTGGCCAAGGCCGTGGGCATGTCGGTGGACGAGCTGAGCAGCCGCCTGTCGCAGAAGTCGGACAAGGAATTCATGTACCTGCGCCGCCGGATCAACCCGGACGAGGCCGAGCGGGTGGTGGCCCTGAAGATTCCGGGCGTGGCCGCGCAGCGCGAGTTCCGCCGCTTCTACCCGCAGGGTGAGGCGATGGCGCACGTGCTGGGCTTCACCAACATCGACGACCGCGGCCAGGAAGGGCTGGAACTGGCCTTCGACGAGTGGCTGCGCGGCAAGCCCGGCGCCAAGCGGGTGATCCGCAACCGCAAGGGCGAAACGGTGGAAAGCGACCTGCTGCGCGCCGCCGAGCCGGGCAAGGACCTGACCCTGAGCATCGACCGCCGCATCCAGTACCTGGCGTACAAGGAGCTGCGCAACGCACTGGTGGCCAACAAGGCGGCCGGTGGTTCGATGGTCATCATGGACGTGGCCACGGGTGAAATCCTGGCCATGGTCAACCTGCCGACCTACAACCCCAATTCGCTGACCGGCGCGGTGCCCGATACGCGCCGCAACCGGGCCGTGACCGACCTGGTCGAGCCGGGCTCGACGATGAAGCCGCTGACCATCGCCACCGCGCTGCAGGCCGGTGCGGTGACCAAGGACACCATCATCGACACCAACCCGGGCTACATGAGCCTGGGCCGGTTCACCATCAAGGACGTGCCGCGCAACAACGGCGTGCTGAACGTGACCGGGGTGATCACCCGCAGCTCGAACATCGGCGCGGCCAAGATCGCCGCCAAGATGCCCGACCAGACCTTCTACGATGGCGTGCGCCGCTTCGGCTACGGCGCGTCGCCGCACAGCGGCTTCCCGGGGGAATCGGCCGGCGTGGTGATGCGCCCGGCACGCTGGTCGGGCACCACCAAGACCACCATGTCCTACGGTTACGGCCTGTCGGTGACGCCGCTGCAGATCGCCACCGCGTACTCGGCGCTGGGCAACGGCGGCCGGCTGATCCCGCCGACCTTCGTCAAGGGCCAGCACAGCGAAGCGCACCAGGTGATCGACCCGCAGATCGCCAAGGAAGTGGTGGCGATGATGGAAACGGTGGTCACCCAGGGTGGTGCCAAGCAGGCGGCGGTGCTGGGCTACCACGTGGCCGGCAAGACCGGTACCGCGCGCAAGGCCGGCCCCGGCGGTTACGAGCGCGGCCACTACAACGCGCTGTTCGCCGGCGTGGTGCCGGCGACCAACCCGCGCTTTGCCACGGTCATCGTCATCAACGACCCGCAGGCGGGCAAGTTCTACGGTGGCCTGGTGTCCGCGCCGGTCTACCACAACGTGATGGAAGGCGCGCTGCGCCTGATGGACGTGCCGCCGGACGATATCCAGTCCTGGCTGGCCGCGCAGCAGTCGGGCAAGACCGGCCACAGTGCCTCGGTGCTGCCGGCCCCGCCGGCCGAAGCCGCGCTGCCGGCCGATGCCGCCGCCGAATTCGATGCCGCCCTGCCCACCGCACACAACACGGTGCCTGCCCCGACCACGGGAGGCACGCAATGA
- a CDS encoding penicillin-binding protein activator produces MNKPVARISALSLSLMLLAGCATTSLTTAPESPAQGQALALIDQGKPREAAQQLETLAATLRGGARSNALADAAWAWHLAGDNTRARSLLAQVNARQASGASLQRYHLTGAELALADKQPAQALAQLKEHADSIVPALRTRWHLARAQALQGTGDSFGAAGERARAHAALSGTARNDNQAAIAGLLGTLDDASLRSRAAALPANDPLYNFAGRALIARGLPLPRPFDRDGGGQFDTSKRPPALSDGYRPPVKLAVLLPLSGRLATAAQPVRDGLLAAYYGEGRRRPDINFIDTAGTPAGALAAYDKAVAGGADFVVGPLGRDEVDAVYGRRQLPVPVLALNRGKDAPPAGSAGFSLAPEDDGIVAAEYLRGRERGKALVLNSTDDTGRRAAAAFAQRFQQRGGQVVASIGVSDAVGDVSAQVRNAGPVDAVFLAVRAPQARLLAPQLALAGAGGATRVGTSQLTVGSGKPEEDVALDGIVYPNEAWNVRSVSGVPAASQVAAALPSARGAAGRLFAFGADAWKISAYLDKLANEGGLDGATGTLYLDGNGNILRQPAWSSFSGGRPMPILGGR; encoded by the coding sequence ATGAACAAGCCCGTCGCACGGATCTCCGCCCTGTCGTTGTCGCTGATGCTGCTGGCCGGCTGCGCCACCACCAGCCTGACCACCGCACCGGAATCACCGGCACAGGGCCAGGCACTGGCCTTGATCGACCAGGGCAAGCCGCGCGAGGCCGCGCAGCAGCTCGAAACGCTGGCGGCCACCCTGCGCGGCGGCGCCCGCAGCAACGCGCTGGCCGATGCGGCCTGGGCCTGGCACCTGGCCGGTGACAACACCCGCGCCCGCAGCCTGCTGGCCCAGGTCAACGCCCGCCAGGCCAGCGGCGCCAGCCTGCAGCGCTACCACCTGACCGGCGCCGAGCTGGCACTGGCCGACAAGCAGCCGGCACAGGCACTGGCCCAGCTGAAGGAACATGCCGACAGCATCGTGCCGGCCCTGCGCACGCGCTGGCACCTGGCCCGCGCACAGGCCCTGCAGGGCACCGGTGACAGCTTCGGTGCCGCCGGCGAACGCGCCCGTGCCCATGCGGCACTGTCGGGCACCGCCCGCAACGACAACCAGGCGGCCATTGCCGGCCTGCTCGGCACCCTGGATGACGCCAGCCTGCGCAGCCGCGCCGCCGCGCTGCCTGCCAACGACCCGCTGTACAACTTCGCCGGCCGTGCACTGATCGCCCGTGGCCTGCCGCTGCCGCGCCCGTTCGACCGCGATGGCGGCGGGCAGTTCGACACCAGCAAGCGCCCGCCCGCGCTGAGCGATGGCTACCGCCCGCCGGTGAAACTGGCCGTGCTGCTGCCGCTCAGCGGCCGCCTGGCCACCGCCGCGCAGCCGGTGCGCGATGGCCTGCTGGCCGCTTACTACGGCGAAGGCCGCCGCCGCCCGGACATCAACTTCATCGATACCGCCGGCACCCCCGCCGGCGCGCTGGCCGCCTATGACAAGGCCGTGGCCGGGGGCGCCGACTTCGTGGTCGGCCCGCTCGGCCGCGACGAAGTGGATGCGGTCTATGGCCGCCGGCAGCTGCCGGTGCCCGTGCTCGCGTTGAACCGTGGCAAGGATGCACCGCCGGCCGGCAGCGCAGGCTTCTCGCTGGCGCCGGAAGACGATGGCATCGTGGCCGCCGAATACCTGCGCGGGCGCGAACGCGGCAAGGCGCTGGTGCTCAACAGCACCGACGACACCGGCCGCCGTGCCGCCGCCGCGTTCGCCCAGCGTTTCCAGCAGCGCGGCGGGCAGGTGGTGGCCAGCATCGGCGTCAGCGATGCCGTGGGCGATGTCAGCGCGCAGGTGCGCAACGCCGGCCCGGTCGATGCCGTGTTCCTGGCCGTACGTGCCCCGCAGGCGCGCCTGCTGGCCCCGCAGCTGGCCCTGGCCGGTGCGGGCGGCGCGACCCGCGTGGGCACCTCGCAGCTGACCGTCGGCAGCGGCAAGCCGGAAGAAGACGTGGCGCTGGACGGCATCGTCTACCCGAATGAAGCCTGGAACGTGCGCAGCGTGTCCGGCGTGCCGGCCGCCAGCCAGGTGGCCGCGGCGCTGCCGAGCGCGCGCGGTGCCGCCGGCCGCCTGTTCGCCTTCGGCGCCGATGCCTGGAAGATCAGCGCCTACCTGGACAAGCTGGCCAATGAAGGCGGCCTGGACGGTGCCACCGGCACGCTGTACCTGGATGGCAACGGCAACATCCTGCGCCAGCCGGCGTGGTCGTCGTTCAGCGGTGGCCGGCCGATGCCGATCCTCGGTGGCCGCTGA
- a CDS encoding UDP-N-acetylmuramoyl-L-alanyl-D-glutamate--2,6-diaminopimelate ligase: MSQTMLLSQLLPDVALAGHDPVLTGLVLDSRAVRPGNAFVAIAGFGAHGLGFVDQARAAGAAAILFEPPAPDDLPAPADAIAVPGLRARLGAMADQFHGAPSRAMTMVGVTGTNGKTSSVQLLAQAWHLLGTTSGSIGTLGAGLYGAVEPTGFTTPLVLQMHALLAQLRDGGAGAVAMEVSSHALDQGRVDAVHYDVAVFTNLTRDHLDYHGDMASYGAAKARLFHRPGLKAAVVNLDDAFGRELFAGLPAGVTAIGLSSRGAEGAGVRADDLHLDGRGIGFTLRIDGAHAVVQSPLLGRFNVDNLLAVAGTLHALGEPLERIAQVLSALQPIRGRMNRLGGEDGLPTVVIDYAHTPDALEQALDSLHGHLQGRLFCVFGCGGERDTGKRPQMAAIAERLASDVIITDDNPRNEDGDRIVADIVAGLSHPGAATVQRDRARAIGLAVKRAEAGDIILIAGKGHEPYQEVKGTRYDFDDTEVAAAALAAKVGVLAARAAGGAA, from the coding sequence ATGAGCCAGACGATGTTGCTTTCGCAGTTGCTTCCCGATGTGGCCCTGGCGGGCCACGATCCCGTGCTGACCGGCCTGGTGCTGGACAGCCGCGCCGTGCGCCCGGGCAATGCCTTCGTGGCGATCGCCGGGTTCGGCGCGCATGGGCTGGGCTTTGTCGACCAGGCCCGCGCGGCCGGTGCGGCAGCGATCCTGTTTGAACCGCCGGCGCCGGACGACCTGCCGGCCCCGGCCGATGCCATTGCCGTGCCGGGCCTGCGTGCGCGCCTGGGCGCGATGGCCGACCAGTTCCATGGCGCGCCGTCGCGCGCGATGACGATGGTCGGTGTCACCGGCACCAACGGCAAGACCTCCAGCGTGCAGCTGCTGGCCCAGGCGTGGCACCTGCTGGGTACCACCAGTGGCAGTATCGGCACGCTGGGCGCCGGACTTTATGGTGCGGTCGAGCCGACCGGCTTCACCACCCCGCTGGTGCTGCAGATGCACGCGCTGCTGGCGCAGCTGCGCGATGGCGGTGCCGGTGCGGTGGCGATGGAAGTCAGCTCGCACGCGCTGGACCAGGGCCGCGTGGATGCCGTGCACTACGACGTGGCGGTGTTCACCAACCTCACCCGCGACCATCTGGATTACCACGGCGACATGGCCAGCTACGGCGCGGCCAAGGCCCGTCTGTTCCATCGCCCCGGCCTGAAGGCGGCGGTGGTGAACCTGGACGATGCGTTCGGTCGTGAACTGTTCGCGGGCCTGCCGGCCGGCGTGACTGCCATTGGCCTGAGCTCGCGTGGTGCCGAGGGCGCCGGCGTGCGTGCAGACGATCTGCATCTGGATGGCCGTGGCATCGGCTTCACCCTGCGCATCGACGGCGCACACGCGGTGGTGCAGTCGCCGCTGCTGGGCCGCTTCAACGTGGACAACCTGCTGGCCGTGGCCGGCACCCTGCATGCGCTGGGTGAACCGCTGGAGCGCATCGCACAGGTGCTGTCGGCGCTGCAGCCGATCCGCGGCCGCATGAACCGCCTGGGCGGCGAAGACGGTCTGCCCACCGTGGTGATCGACTACGCGCACACGCCCGACGCGCTGGAACAGGCGCTGGACAGCCTGCACGGCCACCTGCAGGGCCGCCTGTTCTGCGTGTTCGGCTGCGGTGGCGAACGTGATACCGGCAAGCGCCCGCAGATGGCGGCCATCGCCGAGCGCCTGGCCAGTGATGTCATCATCACCGACGACAACCCGCGCAACGAGGACGGTGACCGCATCGTGGCCGACATCGTCGCCGGGCTGAGCCACCCGGGCGCCGCCACCGTGCAGCGCGACCGTGCCCGGGCCATCGGCCTGGCGGTCAAGCGCGCCGAGGCCGGTGACATCATCCTGATCGCCGGCAAGGGCCACGAGCCCTACCAGGAGGTCAAGGGCACCCGCTACGACTTCGACGACACCGAGGTGGCCGCCGCTGCGCTGGCTGCGAAGGTGGGCGTGCTGGCCGCGCGCGCTGCGGGAGGTGCCGCATGA
- the ftsL gene encoding cell division protein FtsL, whose product MSRLLLIVLLACTVASAIGVVFVRHRHRQTFIELSRAERVRDDLNIEFGRLQLEQATLAESNRVDGIARDKLGMKFPEAADVVVVRP is encoded by the coding sequence ATGAGCCGCCTGCTGCTGATCGTGCTGCTGGCCTGCACCGTCGCTTCGGCGATCGGTGTGGTGTTCGTGCGCCACCGCCATCGGCAGACCTTCATCGAACTCTCGCGCGCCGAGCGCGTGCGCGATGACCTGAACATCGAATTCGGCCGCCTGCAGCTGGAACAGGCAACGCTGGCCGAATCCAACCGCGTCGATGGGATCGCCCGCGACAAGCTGGGCATGAAGTTCCCTGAAGCGGCCGACGTGGTGGTGGTGCGCCCATGA
- a CDS encoding NRDE family protein, which produces MCLLALGWRTHPHWRLVMAGNRDEFHARPTAPLGRWQEAPSIIGGRDLRSGGGWAGVGAGGRMAVVTNVRDPLAAQAGPSRGALVADFLRSQEPAAVHTDRLAGIAAAYAPFNLLLADGHSLEYLGNHPAERQTLGPGVHGMSNGALDAPWPKTRRLMDGLARWLEGEQAAGPSAADSDLALLWQALADEHRPADSALPDTGIGLERERWLSPAFIRGDDYGTRASTVILIDANGHGQIHERRFGAQGAFVGESHIEF; this is translated from the coding sequence ATGTGCCTGCTTGCGCTCGGCTGGCGGACCCACCCGCACTGGCGGTTGGTGATGGCCGGAAACCGTGATGAGTTTCACGCTCGCCCCACGGCCCCCCTGGGGCGCTGGCAGGAGGCGCCGTCGATCATCGGCGGGCGTGACCTGCGCTCCGGCGGCGGTTGGGCCGGCGTCGGCGCGGGCGGCCGCATGGCGGTGGTCACCAACGTGCGTGACCCGCTGGCCGCCCAGGCCGGCCCCTCGCGCGGGGCACTGGTGGCCGACTTCCTGCGCAGCCAGGAACCGGCGGCCGTGCATACCGACCGGCTGGCCGGCATCGCCGCCGCCTATGCCCCGTTCAACCTGCTGCTGGCCGACGGCCACAGCCTGGAATACCTGGGCAACCACCCGGCCGAGCGGCAGACCCTGGGGCCCGGCGTGCACGGCATGTCCAATGGCGCGCTGGATGCCCCCTGGCCCAAGACCCGGCGACTGATGGACGGCCTTGCCCGCTGGCTGGAAGGGGAACAGGCCGCCGGCCCGTCCGCAGCCGACAGCGATCTGGCCCTGCTATGGCAGGCGCTGGCTGACGAACACCGCCCGGCCGACAGCGCGCTGCCCGACACCGGCATCGGCCTGGAGCGCGAGCGCTGGCTGAGCCCGGCCTTCATCCGCGGCGACGACTACGGCACGCGGGCCAGCACGGTGATCCTGATTGATGCCAACGGCCACGGGCAGATCCACGAACGCCGCTTCGGCGCGCAGGGCGCGTTCGTGGGCGAAAGCCATATCGAGTTCTAG
- the mraZ gene encoding division/cell wall cluster transcriptional repressor MraZ: MFQGETAITVDDKGRMAVPTAYRDLVARVSNNRLVLTYNPFESGCLWLYAESEWERVRDDVMAKPNTQRVVRLLQQKLVGSAAHLELDGNGRISIPASHRGAVGIEKKAVLLGMGDKFELWSEQAHRALIQQTLSDEDLGDGLLDLKL, encoded by the coding sequence GTGTTTCAGGGCGAGACGGCCATCACAGTTGACGACAAAGGACGCATGGCGGTTCCCACCGCCTATCGCGACCTGGTCGCGCGCGTGAGCAACAACCGCCTGGTCCTGACCTACAACCCGTTCGAATCCGGCTGCCTGTGGCTGTACGCCGAATCGGAATGGGAACGCGTCCGCGACGACGTCATGGCCAAGCCGAACACCCAGCGCGTGGTGCGCCTGCTGCAGCAGAAGCTGGTGGGTTCGGCCGCACATCTTGAACTGGACGGCAATGGCCGTATCAGCATCCCCGCCAGCCACCGCGGTGCGGTCGGCATAGAGAAGAAGGCGGTACTGCTGGGCATGGGTGACAAATTCGAACTATGGAGCGAGCAGGCACATCGTGCCCTGATCCAGCAGACGCTGTCTGATGAGGATCTGGGAGATGGGTTGCTCGACCTGAAGTTGTGA
- a CDS encoding YraN family protein gives MAAERAQRGAAVETAAEAHLQQAGLRTRARNVRYRGGELDLVMDEGTTVVFVEVRYRARQDFGGAAASVDAHKCRRLVHAAQCFLQDHPALADAPCRFDVVEASGEPPQLHWLRDAFRLDDC, from the coding sequence GTGGCCGCTGAGCGCGCACAACGGGGTGCGGCGGTGGAAACCGCCGCCGAAGCCCATCTGCAGCAGGCCGGCCTGCGTACGCGCGCCCGCAATGTGCGCTACCGCGGCGGTGAACTGGACCTGGTGATGGACGAGGGCACCACCGTGGTCTTCGTCGAGGTGCGTTACCGCGCCCGGCAGGATTTCGGCGGTGCCGCCGCGTCGGTGGATGCGCATAAATGCCGCCGTCTGGTGCACGCCGCGCAGTGTTTCCTGCAGGACCACCCGGCCCTGGCCGATGCGCCCTGCCGTTTCGATGTGGTCGAAGCCAGCGGTGAACCGCCGCAGCTGCACTGGCTGCGTGATGCGTTCCGGCTGGATGACTGCTGA
- the rsmI gene encoding 16S rRNA (cytidine(1402)-2'-O)-methyltransferase: MSVPTLYVVATPIGNLADLSPRAQEVLCSVAAICAEDTRRSGQLLSHFGIQQPLVALHEHNEDALAQRLVARLQAGESLALVSDAGTPLVSDPGFRLVRAARAAGIKVSPVPGACAAIAALSVAGLPSDRFSFEGFLPAKASGRRDRLQALAGEVRTMVFYESSHRIAESLADMAAIFGGDRPAVLARELTKLFETVLDGDLAGLLARVEADENQRKGEFVVMVQGAGDDAEAQLAQGRRLYAKLSEHLPPSTAAKLAAELTGAPRKALYGS; the protein is encoded by the coding sequence ATGAGTGTCCCCACCCTGTATGTCGTCGCCACCCCGATCGGCAACCTGGCCGACCTGAGCCCGCGCGCGCAGGAGGTGCTGTGCTCGGTGGCGGCCATCTGTGCCGAGGACACCCGCCGCAGCGGCCAGCTGTTGTCGCATTTCGGCATCCAGCAGCCGCTGGTGGCCCTGCATGAGCACAACGAGGATGCCCTGGCGCAGCGGCTGGTCGCGCGCCTGCAGGCGGGTGAATCGCTGGCGCTGGTGAGCGATGCCGGTACCCCGCTGGTGAGCGACCCGGGCTTCCGCCTGGTCCGTGCCGCACGCGCGGCCGGCATCAAGGTCAGCCCGGTGCCCGGTGCCTGTGCGGCCATCGCCGCGCTGAGCGTGGCCGGCCTGCCCAGCGACCGCTTCAGCTTCGAGGGCTTCCTGCCGGCCAAGGCCAGCGGCCGCCGTGACCGCCTGCAGGCATTGGCTGGCGAAGTGCGCACGATGGTCTTCTACGAGTCTTCGCACCGCATTGCCGAATCGCTGGCCGACATGGCCGCGATCTTCGGTGGCGACCGTCCGGCGGTGCTGGCGCGCGAACTGACCAAGCTGTTCGAGACCGTGCTCGATGGCGACCTGGCGGGCCTGCTGGCCCGGGTCGAGGCCGACGAGAACCAGCGCAAGGGCGAGTTCGTGGTGATGGTGCAGGGCGCTGGTGACGACGCCGAAGCCCAGCTGGCGCAGGGGCGGCGCCTGTACGCGAAACTGAGCGAGCATCTGCCGCCGTCCACCGCGGCCAAGCTGGCCGCCGAGCTGACCGGCGCACCACGCAAGGCGTTGTACGGCAGCTGA
- a CDS encoding FAD-linked oxidase C-terminal domain-containing protein — MSTALPAALVADLSSLLGADGWRMDARALEANAQDNSWRHQTPAAVALPATVEQVQALVRACRAHGVALVARGAGTGTTGAAVPVPGSIVLSFTRMDRIVEIRAGDRCAVVQPGVLNGTLQQALAPHGLFWAPDPSSAEICSIGGNLACNAGGPRAVKYGTSRDNVLGLVAVTGTGEVIRCGGAYTKDATGYDLTHLLVGSEGTLALIVEATLKLTPLPVSQAGLRVLYRDADAAAAAVSRLMSQPVVPTRLEFMDARSLQLLRLNGAEVPEAGAMLLVEADGDHDTLPYLLQALASAAEGDGMIELDVAMEGRARDQLWAARKALSPALRSVAPGKINEDVVVPVSRIPDLVAGVQALARDYALTIVTFGHAGNGNLHVNILYHPDDADENARAHAALPKIFELTLALGGTLSGEHGIGLAKRDFMAQAFTPATLAAMRAIKAALDPDGILNPGKVLPPG, encoded by the coding sequence ATGAGCACTGCCCTGCCCGCCGCCCTGGTCGCCGACCTGTCCTCCCTGCTGGGCGCCGACGGTTGGCGCATGGATGCGCGCGCGCTGGAAGCCAACGCGCAGGACAACTCCTGGCGCCACCAGACACCGGCGGCGGTCGCGCTGCCGGCCACCGTGGAGCAGGTGCAGGCGCTGGTGCGCGCCTGCCGCGCCCACGGCGTGGCGCTGGTCGCGCGCGGTGCCGGCACTGGCACCACCGGCGCGGCGGTGCCAGTGCCGGGCAGCATCGTGCTGTCGTTCACCCGCATGGACCGCATCGTCGAGATCCGCGCGGGCGACCGCTGCGCGGTGGTGCAGCCCGGCGTACTCAACGGCACGCTGCAGCAGGCGCTGGCACCGCACGGCCTGTTCTGGGCACCGGACCCCTCCAGTGCGGAGATCTGCAGCATCGGCGGCAACCTGGCCTGCAATGCCGGCGGCCCGCGCGCGGTGAAGTACGGCACCAGCCGTGACAACGTGCTGGGGCTGGTGGCGGTAACCGGCACCGGCGAGGTGATCCGCTGCGGTGGCGCCTACACCAAGGACGCCACCGGTTACGACCTCACCCATCTGCTGGTGGGCAGCGAAGGCACGCTGGCGCTGATCGTGGAAGCCACCCTGAAGCTGACCCCGCTGCCGGTCAGCCAGGCCGGCCTGCGCGTGCTGTACCGCGACGCGGACGCCGCGGCCGCGGCCGTGTCACGCCTGATGTCGCAGCCGGTGGTACCGACGCGGCTGGAATTCATGGATGCACGCAGTCTGCAGCTGCTGCGGCTCAATGGTGCCGAGGTACCCGAGGCCGGCGCGATGCTGCTGGTCGAGGCCGATGGTGACCACGACACCCTGCCCTACCTGCTGCAGGCACTGGCCAGCGCCGCCGAGGGCGACGGCATGATCGAACTGGACGTGGCGATGGAAGGCCGCGCGCGCGATCAGCTGTGGGCGGCGCGCAAGGCACTGTCACCGGCGCTGCGCAGCGTGGCCCCGGGCAAGATCAACGAAGACGTGGTGGTGCCGGTATCGCGCATCCCCGATCTGGTGGCCGGTGTACAGGCACTGGCGCGCGATTACGCACTGACCATCGTCACCTTCGGCCATGCCGGCAACGGCAACCTGCACGTCAACATCCTCTACCACCCGGACGATGCCGACGAGAATGCACGCGCGCATGCGGCGCTGCCGAAGATCTTCGAACTGACGCTGGCACTCGGCGGCACGCTGTCCGGCGAACACGGCATCGGGTTGGCCAAGCGCGATTTCATGGCCCAGGCCTTCACCCCGGCCACGCTGGCGGCGATGCGCGCGATCAAGGCCGCGCTCGACCCGGATGGCATCCTCAACCCGGGCAAGGTGCTGCCGCCGGGCTGA